One genomic window of Myxococcales bacterium includes the following:
- the recO gene encoding DNA repair protein RecO produces the protein MAIARPGRARVVALETNALLVRAIPYGEADLVAQFFTERHGRLSAMVRGGRRSKKRASGGFEPFHTLHLRLDDRGAELCTLRDAEISQVRGGLVASLPAMDAGGRALRWARTLFPPRVAEPEAWSTLVGLLDALDAAEAGDAGAPATLLAWAGLRLLASAGFGLELEACIVCGKVCPESRRALVDVARGGVVCTGCGGGALSLPWPVRRLAQGLARAETAADLAPHVAPTAARALLELVARAMEHHALQGARA, from the coding sequence GTGGCGATCGCGCGCCCGGGTCGCGCGCGCGTGGTCGCGCTCGAGACCAACGCGCTCCTCGTGCGCGCCATCCCGTACGGCGAGGCCGACCTCGTCGCGCAGTTCTTCACCGAGCGTCACGGGCGGCTCTCCGCGATGGTGCGCGGCGGGCGGCGCTCGAAGAAGCGGGCGTCCGGTGGGTTCGAGCCTTTCCACACGCTCCACCTTCGCCTGGACGATCGCGGAGCCGAGCTCTGCACGCTCCGCGACGCGGAGATCTCGCAGGTTCGCGGGGGTCTCGTGGCTAGCCTGCCGGCGATGGACGCCGGGGGCCGCGCGCTGCGCTGGGCGCGCACGCTGTTCCCGCCGCGGGTGGCCGAGCCCGAGGCGTGGTCCACGCTCGTCGGCCTGCTCGACGCGCTCGACGCGGCGGAGGCGGGCGACGCGGGCGCGCCGGCCACGCTGCTGGCTTGGGCGGGGCTGCGCTTGCTCGCGAGCGCCGGGTTTGGCCTCGAGCTCGAGGCGTGTATCGTGTGTGGTAAGGTGTGTCCCGAGTCGCGCCGCGCGCTCGTGGACGTCGCCAGGGGCGGTGTGGTCTGCACGGGGTGCGGCGGCGGCGCGCTCTCGCTGCCGTGGCCGGTGCGCCGCCTCGCTCAGGGGCTCGCGCGCGCGGAGACGGCAGCCGACCTCGCGCCCCACGTCGCCCCGACCGCCGCGCGGGCGCTCCTCGAGCTCGTCGCGCGGGCCATGGAGCATCACGCCCTCCAGGGGGCGCGGGCGTAG